A DNA window from Streptomyces canus contains the following coding sequences:
- a CDS encoding polysaccharide deacetylase family protein: MGTVGQKYKNGALVVSVSIRGGLVLLAVAALVSGCADPAGTGVRPQQPLNAPTAAAGDLQADKTLIRAARLRAEQTRIVAARRWGLEKVPLTAPPAPVTKPRITTRHGFEVDGHDVKGLPPVFTTVPTEQKIVFLTIDDGAEKDPAFLRMMSELKIPYTAFLSDYLIKDDYGYFARMRDTGVVLNNHTLHHPYLPALSYARQQREICGMQDVIEKRFGTRPTLFRPPYGNYNEDTLRAARSCGIKYAPIWNEEVFVDHWEYREWDQDIHPGDIVLSHFRGRKGWKGAMPDMVRRFLNRITAEGYAVARLEDYL; this comes from the coding sequence AATGGTGCGTTGGTGGTGTCGGTATCGATCCGTGGCGGCCTCGTCCTCCTGGCAGTGGCCGCCCTGGTCTCCGGCTGCGCCGACCCGGCCGGGACCGGCGTACGGCCGCAGCAGCCCCTCAACGCGCCCACGGCCGCCGCCGGCGACCTCCAGGCCGACAAGACCCTTATCCGGGCCGCCCGGCTCCGCGCCGAGCAGACCCGGATCGTCGCCGCCAGGCGCTGGGGCCTGGAGAAAGTGCCGCTGACGGCCCCGCCGGCGCCCGTGACCAAGCCCCGCATCACCACCCGTCACGGCTTCGAGGTCGACGGCCACGACGTGAAGGGGCTACCGCCGGTCTTCACCACGGTCCCCACCGAGCAGAAGATCGTCTTCCTCACCATCGACGACGGCGCCGAGAAGGACCCCGCGTTCCTGCGGATGATGAGCGAGCTGAAGATCCCGTACACCGCCTTCCTCAGCGACTACCTGATCAAGGACGACTACGGCTACTTCGCGAGAATGCGGGACACGGGGGTCGTACTGAACAACCACACGCTCCACCACCCCTACCTGCCCGCGCTGTCGTACGCCCGCCAGCAGCGCGAGATCTGCGGGATGCAGGACGTCATAGAGAAACGGTTCGGCACCCGGCCCACGCTCTTCCGCCCGCCCTACGGCAACTACAACGAGGACACCCTGCGCGCGGCCAGGTCCTGCGGCATCAAGTACGCGCCCATCTGGAACGAGGAGGTCTTCGTCGACCACTGGGAGTACCGCGAGTGGGACCAGGACATCCACCCCGGCGACATCGTGCTCAGCCACTTCCGGGGCCGTAAGGGCTGGAAGGGTGCGATGCCCGACATGGTCCGCCGCTTCCTGAACAGGATCACGGCCGAGGGGTACGCGGTGGCCCGACTCGAGGACTACCTGTGA
- a CDS encoding polysaccharide deacetylase family protein yields MRARALVAGGLAAVLLTGCAQSVDPIERLGKKAAQRVGSYGPDGPSGGDGADGRPYRHWGLLAPLSAPPRVPARAALRRGGLPPVVRRVGTTDKVVFLTYDDGAERDPRFVGMVRELRLPVSMFLTDSVVGPGYGHFARLQSVGASIQNHTLDHPALRGLPYSGQRAEICGQQEKVRSRFGIRPRLFRPPYGTYDGTTLRAAADCGLSAVVLWSVSVEGGAPERPLRAGDIVSLASGESTGPTLTERTARVLREIERRGLTVGRLEDYL; encoded by the coding sequence GTGAGAGCGCGGGCACTGGTCGCCGGGGGGCTGGCGGCCGTCCTGCTCACCGGCTGTGCCCAGTCCGTCGATCCCATCGAACGGCTGGGCAAGAAGGCGGCGCAGCGAGTGGGGTCGTACGGGCCGGACGGACCGAGTGGGGGGGACGGGGCGGACGGACGGCCGTACCGCCACTGGGGCCTCCTGGCCCCGCTGTCGGCGCCCCCGCGGGTGCCGGCGCGCGCGGCGCTGCGCCGGGGCGGCCTGCCGCCGGTCGTGAGACGTGTCGGGACGACCGACAAGGTCGTCTTCCTCACCTACGACGACGGCGCCGAGCGGGATCCACGGTTCGTCGGCATGGTCCGTGAACTGCGGCTGCCCGTCAGCATGTTCCTCACGGACAGTGTCGTCGGCCCCGGGTACGGCCACTTCGCGCGCCTCCAGTCGGTCGGCGCGAGCATCCAGAACCACACCCTCGACCACCCCGCCCTGCGGGGTCTGCCGTACTCCGGCCAGCGCGCCGAGATCTGCGGCCAGCAGGAGAAGGTGCGGTCCCGCTTCGGGATCCGGCCGCGGCTGTTCCGGCCGCCCTATGGCACGTACGACGGCACGACCCTGCGCGCGGCGGCCGACTGCGGACTCTCGGCGGTGGTGCTGTGGAGCGTGTCGGTGGAGGGTGGCGCGCCGGAGCGGCCGCTGCGGGCGGGAGACATCGTCTCGTTGGCATCGGGGGAGTCGACGGGACCGACGCTGACGGAACGGACGGCGAGGGTGCTGCGGGAGATCGAGCGGCGCGGGCTGACGGTGGGGCGGCTGGAGGACTATCTGTAG
- the groES gene encoding co-chaperone GroES — MTTTSSKVAIKPLEDRIVVQPLDAEQTTASGLVIPDTAKEKPQEGVVLAVGPGRFEDGNRLPLDVSVGDIVLYSKYGGTEVKYNGEEYLVLSARDVLAIIEK; from the coding sequence GTGACGACCACCAGCTCCAAGGTTGCCATCAAGCCGCTCGAGGACCGCATTGTGGTCCAGCCGCTCGACGCCGAGCAGACCACCGCCTCTGGCCTGGTCATCCCGGACACGGCGAAGGAGAAGCCCCAGGAGGGCGTCGTCCTGGCCGTGGGCCCGGGCCGCTTCGAGGACGGTAACCGTCTTCCGCTCGATGTCTCCGTCGGCGACATCGTGCTGTACAGCAAGTACGGCGGCACCGAGGTGAAGTACAACGGCGAGGAGTACCTCGTCCTCTCGGCTCGCGACGTGCTCGCGATCATCGAGAAGTAA
- the groL gene encoding chaperonin GroEL (60 kDa chaperone family; promotes refolding of misfolded polypeptides especially under stressful conditions; forms two stacked rings of heptamers to form a barrel-shaped 14mer; ends can be capped by GroES; misfolded proteins enter the barrel where they are refolded when GroES binds), translating into MAKILKFDEDARRALERGVNKLADTVKVTIGPKGRNVVIDKKFGAPTITNDGVTIAREVEIEDPYENLGAQLVKEVATKTNDIAGDGTTTATVLAQALVREGLKNVAAGASPAALKKGIDAAVKAVSEELLATARPIDEKSDIAAVAGLSAQDSQVGELIAEAMDKVGKDGVITVEESNTFGLELDFTEGMAFDKGYLSPYMVSDQERMEAVLDDPYILINQGKISSIQDLLPLLEKVIQAGASKPLLIIAEDVEGEALSTLVVNKIRGTFNAVAVKAPGFGDRRKAMLQDMATLTGAEVISEEVGLKLDQVGLDVLGSARRVTVTKDDTTIVDGAGDSSAVQGRIAQIKAEIENTDSDWDREKLQERLAKLAGGVCVIKVGAATEVELKEKKHRLEDAISATRAAVEEGIVSGGGSALVHAAKVLEGGLGKTGDEATGVAVVRKAVVEPLRWIAENAGLEGYVITAKVAELDKGQGFNAATGEYGDLVKAGVIDPVKVTRSALENAASIASLLLTTETLVVEKKEEEEPAAGGHSHGHSH; encoded by the coding sequence ATGGCGAAGATCCTGAAGTTCGACGAGGACGCCCGTCGCGCCCTCGAGCGCGGCGTCAACAAGCTTGCCGACACGGTCAAGGTGACGATCGGCCCCAAGGGTCGCAACGTCGTCATCGACAAGAAGTTCGGCGCTCCCACCATCACCAACGACGGTGTCACGATCGCCCGTGAGGTCGAGATCGAGGACCCGTACGAGAACCTCGGCGCCCAGCTGGTGAAGGAGGTGGCGACCAAGACCAACGACATCGCGGGTGACGGCACCACCACCGCCACCGTGCTGGCCCAGGCGCTGGTCCGCGAGGGCCTGAAGAACGTCGCCGCGGGTGCCTCCCCGGCCGCCCTGAAGAAGGGCATCGACGCCGCGGTCAAGGCCGTGTCCGAGGAGCTCCTCGCGACCGCCCGCCCGATCGACGAGAAGTCCGACATCGCCGCCGTCGCCGGTCTGTCCGCCCAGGACAGCCAGGTCGGCGAGCTCATCGCCGAGGCGATGGACAAGGTCGGCAAGGACGGTGTCATCACCGTCGAGGAGTCCAACACCTTCGGTCTGGAGCTGGACTTCACCGAGGGCATGGCCTTCGACAAGGGTTACCTGTCGCCCTACATGGTCTCCGACCAGGAGCGTATGGAGGCCGTCCTCGACGACCCGTACATCCTGATCAACCAGGGCAAGATCTCCTCGATCCAGGACCTGCTGCCGCTGCTCGAGAAGGTCATCCAGGCGGGTGCCTCCAAGCCGCTGCTGATCATCGCCGAGGACGTCGAGGGCGAGGCCCTGTCGACCCTGGTCGTCAACAAGATCCGCGGCACGTTCAACGCCGTCGCCGTCAAGGCTCCCGGCTTCGGCGACCGCCGCAAGGCGATGCTGCAGGACATGGCGACGCTGACCGGCGCCGAGGTCATCTCCGAGGAGGTCGGCCTCAAGCTCGACCAGGTCGGCCTGGACGTGCTGGGCTCCGCCCGCCGTGTCACGGTCACCAAGGACGACACCACGATCGTCGACGGCGCCGGTGACTCCTCCGCCGTCCAGGGCCGGATCGCCCAGATCAAGGCCGAGATCGAGAACACCGACTCCGACTGGGACCGCGAGAAGCTCCAGGAGCGCCTCGCGAAGCTGGCCGGCGGCGTGTGCGTGATCAAGGTCGGCGCCGCCACCGAGGTGGAGCTGAAGGAGAAGAAGCACCGTCTGGAGGACGCCATCTCCGCGACCCGCGCCGCGGTCGAGGAGGGCATCGTCTCCGGTGGTGGCTCCGCTCTGGTCCACGCCGCCAAGGTGCTCGAGGGCGGCCTCGGCAAGACCGGCGACGAGGCCACCGGTGTCGCCGTCGTCCGCAAGGCCGTCGTCGAGCCGCTGCGCTGGATCGCGGAGAACGCCGGCCTCGAGGGCTACGTCATCACCGCCAAGGTCGCCGAGCTCGACAAGGGCCAGGGCTTCAACGCCGCGACCGGCGAGTACGGCGACCTGGTCAAGGCCGGCGTCATCGACCCGGTCAAGGTCACCCGCTCCGCCCTGGAGAACGCCGCCTCCATCGCCTCCCTCCTCCTGACGACCGAGACCCTGGTCGTCGAGAAGAAGGAAGAGGAGGAGCCGGCCGCCGGTGGTCACAGCCACGGCCACTCCCACTGA
- a CDS encoding ester cyclase, producing MTFVQLIDCRTSRFDEMDRLMDTWVEQTKGKRSATHAVVGKDRSDASHFVEIVEFPSYEEAMRNSGLPETERIFQGMVALCDEAPTFTDLDVVRDEQLNPAVSREFFEQAGRAGTAEMFERFTDDYMDHDPANPDALGLAAAREEYEGWRRAFAFTFRVDDQIAQDDRVCTRWTWAGKHTGEFVGIPATGQNVTMTGTTWHRFRGGRICEGWWQYDRAGLMEQLGVLGE from the coding sequence ATGACGTTCGTACAGCTCATCGACTGCAGGACCAGCCGTTTCGACGAGATGGACCGGCTGATGGACACATGGGTCGAGCAGACCAAGGGAAAGCGCTCCGCGACGCATGCGGTGGTCGGCAAGGACCGGTCCGACGCGTCGCACTTCGTCGAGATCGTGGAGTTTCCGTCGTACGAGGAGGCGATGCGGAATTCGGGGCTGCCGGAGACGGAGCGGATCTTCCAGGGGATGGTCGCGCTGTGTGACGAGGCGCCGACCTTCACGGATCTGGACGTGGTGCGGGACGAGCAGCTCAACCCGGCTGTCTCACGGGAGTTCTTCGAGCAGGCCGGGCGGGCGGGGACGGCGGAGATGTTCGAGCGGTTCACCGACGACTACATGGACCACGATCCGGCCAATCCGGACGCTCTGGGGCTCGCGGCCGCGCGCGAGGAGTACGAAGGATGGCGGCGGGCCTTCGCCTTCACCTTCCGCGTGGACGACCAGATCGCCCAGGACGACCGGGTGTGCACCCGCTGGACCTGGGCCGGCAAGCACACCGGCGAGTTCGTGGGGATTCCGGCGACCGGGCAGAACGTGACCATGACCGGGACCACCTGGCACCGGTTCCGGGGCGGGCGGATCTGCGAGGGCTGGTGGCAGTACGACCGTGCGGGGCTGATGGAACAGCTGGGAGTACTCGGAGAATGA
- a CDS encoding SDR family NAD(P)-dependent oxidoreductase, translating into MTTALITGSTAGIGAAFARRLAADGHSLVLVARDTKRLQEQATELHDRHGIEAEVLTADLATDPGIEAVAARLSDRRSPVDLLVNNAGFGNKGRYLDVSMADELKMLKVHCEAVLRLTSAATEAMRERGRGGVVNVASVAAFVPRGTYGASKAWVVQFTQGAARDLAGSGVRLMALCPGFVRTEFHQRAGMGTDNIPGWMWLDADKLVAAALTDLSRGKTLSIPDPRYKALMGLVKVAPRGLLGGITSRTGRKYGPQ; encoded by the coding sequence ATGACAACGGCATTGATTACGGGATCGACCGCGGGCATCGGTGCCGCGTTCGCACGGCGGCTGGCGGCTGACGGGCACAGCCTGGTGCTGGTGGCCCGCGACACCAAGCGGCTCCAGGAACAGGCGACCGAACTCCACGACCGCCACGGCATCGAGGCCGAGGTCCTCACCGCCGACCTCGCCACAGACCCCGGCATCGAGGCGGTCGCCGCCCGCCTCTCCGACCGCAGGTCCCCCGTCGACCTCCTCGTCAACAACGCCGGCTTCGGCAACAAGGGCCGCTATCTCGACGTCTCCATGGCCGACGAGCTGAAGATGCTCAAGGTGCACTGCGAGGCGGTGCTGCGACTGACGTCGGCGGCGACGGAGGCGATGCGGGAGCGGGGGCGCGGGGGTGTCGTGAACGTCGCGTCGGTGGCCGCGTTCGTGCCTCGTGGGACGTACGGCGCCTCGAAGGCGTGGGTCGTGCAGTTCACGCAGGGCGCGGCGAGGGATCTGGCGGGGAGCGGGGTCCGGCTGATGGCCCTGTGCCCGGGCTTCGTGCGGACCGAGTTCCACCAGCGGGCCGGGATGGGCACGGACAACATCCCCGGCTGGATGTGGCTCGACGCGGACAAACTGGTCGCCGCGGCCCTCACCGACCTGTCCCGCGGCAAGACCCTGTCGATCCCGGACCCGCGTTACAAGGCGCTCATGGGGTTGGTGAAGGTGGCGCCCCGCGGGTTGTTGGGCGGGATCACGTCCAGGACGGGGCGGAAGTACGGGCCGCAGTAG
- a CDS encoding MOSC domain-containing protein: MELLSVNLGRAKAVAYTDNPEGVTGIDKRPVDGPVRVAAPGPKGIGGSGLAGDAVCKKQHHGGDDQAVYAMAREDLDAWEGELNRSLPNGAFGENLTTRGIDVSGALIGERWRIGSEVVLEVTSARIPCGTFQGHMDEKRWVKRFTQKGAPGAYLRVIRPGEIRTGDPVEIVHRPDHDVTVALAFRAMTTERPLQPRLLAAGEALHPELRKWALEYVEKHGA; the protein is encoded by the coding sequence ATGGAGCTTCTGTCGGTGAATCTGGGCCGCGCCAAGGCCGTTGCGTACACGGACAACCCGGAGGGCGTCACCGGTATCGACAAGCGGCCGGTCGACGGACCCGTGCGGGTGGCCGCGCCCGGCCCCAAGGGCATCGGCGGGAGCGGGCTCGCCGGGGACGCGGTGTGCAAGAAACAGCACCACGGCGGCGACGACCAGGCCGTGTACGCCATGGCGCGCGAGGACCTGGACGCATGGGAGGGCGAACTGAACCGCTCGTTGCCCAACGGCGCCTTCGGCGAGAACCTCACGACGCGGGGCATCGACGTCTCCGGCGCACTGATCGGTGAGCGCTGGCGCATCGGGTCCGAGGTGGTGCTCGAGGTCACGAGCGCGCGCATCCCGTGCGGCACCTTCCAGGGCCACATGGACGAGAAGCGGTGGGTGAAGCGGTTCACGCAGAAGGGTGCGCCCGGGGCGTATCTGCGGGTGATCCGGCCGGGCGAGATCCGGACCGGGGACCCGGTCGAGATCGTGCACCGGCCGGACCACGACGTGACGGTCGCCCTGGCGTTCCGGGCGATGACCACCGAACGGCCGCTCCAGCCACGGCTGCTGGCAGCGGGGGAGGCACTCCATCCCGAGCTGCGGAAGTGGGCGCTCGAGTACGTGGAGAAGCACGGCGCCTGA
- a CDS encoding LysR family transcriptional regulator → MIEARHLRVLRAVAATGSFSAAGRELGCTQPAVSQQMKALETSVGTPLLIRSGREMRLTQAGQALVRHAAGILAGLTAAEEEVAAIAGLRAGRVRLVSFPSGSSTLVPTALAALRAAHPGTRVFLEEAEPPQSVGLLREGDCDIALAFRYEGSGGGDEWDDLVVRPLLTDRLVALVPERHRLARAGSVSIGELAGESWIAGCPRCRGQLVEVCEGAGFTPRIDFATDDYPAVVGLVGAGLGVAVLPQLAVESVRPRGARTVTLEPAVRREIVALTLPDLAQVPAVAATLEQLARAADR, encoded by the coding sequence GTGATCGAGGCCCGACATCTCCGTGTGCTGCGTGCCGTCGCGGCGACCGGCTCCTTCTCCGCCGCGGGGCGTGAACTGGGCTGCACGCAGCCCGCCGTCAGCCAGCAGATGAAGGCCCTGGAGACGTCCGTGGGCACGCCGTTGCTCATCCGCAGCGGACGCGAGATGCGGCTGACGCAGGCGGGCCAGGCGCTGGTGCGGCATGCCGCCGGCATCCTGGCGGGGCTGACGGCGGCGGAGGAGGAGGTCGCCGCCATCGCCGGCCTGCGGGCCGGGCGCGTCCGGCTCGTCTCCTTCCCCAGCGGCAGTTCCACCCTGGTTCCCACCGCCCTCGCCGCCCTGCGCGCCGCCCACCCCGGCACCCGCGTCTTTCTGGAGGAGGCCGAACCCCCGCAGTCCGTCGGCCTGTTGCGGGAGGGCGACTGCGACATCGCGCTCGCCTTCCGGTACGAGGGGTCCGGGGGCGGGGACGAGTGGGACGACCTCGTCGTACGGCCCCTGCTGACCGACCGGCTCGTCGCCCTCGTACCCGAGCGGCACCGGCTCGCGCGCGCGGGGTCCGTGTCCATCGGGGAGCTCGCCGGGGAGTCGTGGATCGCCGGGTGTCCGCGCTGCCGCGGCCAGTTGGTCGAGGTGTGCGAGGGCGCCGGCTTCACGCCCCGCATCGACTTCGCGACCGACGACTACCCGGCGGTCGTCGGCCTGGTCGGTGCGGGGCTCGGCGTCGCCGTCCTGCCCCAGCTCGCGGTCGAGTCCGTACGGCCACGAGGCGCGCGGACGGTGACGCTGGAACCGGCGGTCCGGCGGGAGATCGTCGCGCTCACGCTGCCCGATCTGGCCCAGGTGCCGGCGGTGGCGGCGACGCTGGAGCAACTGGCGCGCGCGGCCGACCGGTAG
- a CDS encoding WhiB family transcriptional regulator → MADFSRLPGPNADLWDWQLLAACRGVDSSLFFHPEGERGAARSARENSAKEVCMRCPVRAQCAAHALAVREPYGVWGGLTEDEREELMGRARHRLVSASSVGSDASNN, encoded by the coding sequence ATGGCAGATTTCTCCCGCCTTCCCGGACCGAACGCGGACCTGTGGGACTGGCAGCTCCTGGCCGCCTGCCGCGGGGTGGACAGCTCGCTCTTCTTCCATCCGGAGGGCGAGCGCGGTGCGGCCCGGAGCGCTCGCGAGAACTCGGCCAAAGAGGTCTGCATGAGGTGCCCGGTGCGCGCGCAATGCGCGGCGCACGCGCTCGCAGTGAGAGAGCCGTACGGCGTGTGGGGCGGGCTGACCGAGGACGAGCGCGAGGAGCTCATGGGGCGGGCGCGGCACCGGCTGGTGTCCGCGTCGTCCGTGGGGAGCGACGCATCGAACAATTGA
- a CDS encoding response regulator transcription factor, whose protein sequence is MTSVLVCDDSPLAREALRRAVATVPGVERVTTAANGEEVLRRWGADRSDLILMDVRMPGLGGVETVRRLLSADPGARIIMLTVAEDLDGVALAVAAGARGYLHKDASRAELRATVTQALADPTWRLAPRRLRSAEMGAAPTLTAREIQVLEGMSHGRSNAEIGRELFLSEDTVKTHARRLFKKLGASDRAHAVALGFRWGLVR, encoded by the coding sequence ATGACATCCGTCCTCGTCTGCGACGACTCCCCGCTTGCCCGAGAGGCGCTCCGCCGCGCGGTCGCGACCGTGCCCGGCGTCGAGCGCGTGACGACCGCGGCCAACGGCGAGGAAGTCCTCCGCCGCTGGGGCGCGGACCGTTCGGACCTGATTCTGATGGACGTACGCATGCCCGGTCTGGGCGGCGTCGAGACCGTACGGCGGCTGCTGTCCGCGGACCCCGGTGCGCGCATCATCATGCTCACGGTCGCGGAGGACCTCGACGGGGTCGCTCTCGCGGTGGCCGCGGGTGCCCGGGGCTACCTCCACAAGGACGCCTCACGTGCGGAGTTGCGCGCCACGGTGACGCAGGCGCTCGCCGACCCGACCTGGCGGCTCGCCCCGCGTCGCCTGCGGTCGGCGGAGATGGGCGCGGCGCCCACTCTCACCGCGCGTGAGATTCAGGTGCTCGAAGGCATGAGTCACGGTCGCTCCAACGCGGAGATCGGGCGTGAGCTCTTTCTCTCCGAGGACACCGTCAAGACGCATGCCCGGCGGCTGTTCAAGAAGCTCGGCGCTTCGGACCGGGCGCACGCTGTCGCGCTCGGGTTTCGTTGGGGCCTGGTTCGTTGA
- a CDS encoding sigma-70 family RNA polymerase sigma factor encodes MRDDEAAHPHGAIGALVHSAVEGDEQATHDLLAHVHPLALRYCRTRLSRLPGDARHFVEDLAQEVCVAVLLALPRYRDTGRPFEAFVFAIAAHKVADLQRAAMRHPGSTAVPSDEMPERPDDSLGPEERALLSSDAEWAKKLLANLPENQRELLLLRIAVGLTAEETGQMLGMSPGAVRVAQHRALSRLRALAEQ; translated from the coding sequence ATGCGCGACGACGAGGCGGCTCATCCCCATGGAGCGATCGGTGCGCTCGTCCACAGTGCCGTGGAAGGAGACGAGCAGGCCACGCACGACCTGCTCGCCCACGTTCACCCGCTGGCCCTGCGCTACTGCCGCACCCGGCTGTCCCGTCTCCCGGGTGACGCCCGGCACTTCGTGGAGGACCTCGCGCAGGAGGTCTGTGTAGCCGTCCTCCTCGCCCTGCCGCGCTACCGCGACACCGGACGCCCCTTCGAGGCGTTCGTCTTCGCCATCGCCGCGCACAAGGTCGCCGACCTGCAGCGCGCGGCCATGCGCCACCCCGGTTCGACGGCGGTGCCGTCCGACGAGATGCCGGAGCGGCCCGACGACTCGCTCGGCCCCGAGGAGCGGGCGCTGCTCAGCAGCGACGCCGAATGGGCCAAGAAACTGCTGGCCAACCTCCCCGAGAACCAGCGCGAGCTGCTCCTGCTGCGGATCGCCGTGGGGTTGACGGCAGAGGAGACGGGTCAGATGTTGGGAATGTCACCCGGTGCGGTCCGCGTGGCGCAGCACCGGGCGCTGAGCAGGTTGCGGGCGCTGGCCGAGCAGTAG
- the guaB gene encoding IMP dehydrogenase — protein sequence MTANVDGVPDKFATLGLTYDDVLLLPGASAVLPNAVDTSSRISRNVRVNIPLLSAAMDKVTESRMAIAMARLGGVGVLHRNLSVEDQVNQVDLVKRSESGMVTDPITVHPEATLAEADALCAKFRISGVPVTDAAGKLLGIVTNRDMAFESDRSRQVREVMTPMPLVTGQVGISGTDAMDLLRKHKIEKLPLVDDSGVLKGLITVKDFVKAEKYPNAAKDSEGRLLVGAAVGASPEALERAQALAEAGVDFLVVDTSHGHNSNALSWMAKIKSSVGVDVIGGNVATRDGAQALIDAGVDGIKVGVGPGSICTTRVVAGIGVPQVTAIYEASLAARPAGIPLIGDGGLQYSGDIGKALAAGADTVMLGSLLAGCEESPGELQFINGKQFKSYRGMGSLGAMQSRGQGKSYSKDRYFQAEVAADDKLVPEGIEGQVPYRGPLSSVLHQLVGGLRQTMGYVGAATIDEMESKGRFVRITSAGLKESHPHDIQMTVEAPNYSRK from the coding sequence ATGACTGCAAACGTCGACGGAGTGCCCGACAAATTCGCGACGCTCGGGCTGACCTACGACGACGTGCTGCTGCTGCCGGGAGCGTCCGCGGTGCTCCCGAACGCGGTCGACACCTCGTCCCGCATCTCCCGCAACGTCCGGGTCAACATCCCGCTGCTCTCGGCGGCCATGGACAAGGTGACCGAGTCCCGCATGGCCATCGCGATGGCCCGCCTCGGTGGCGTCGGTGTGCTGCACCGCAACCTCTCCGTCGAGGACCAGGTCAACCAGGTCGACCTGGTGAAGCGGTCCGAGTCCGGCATGGTCACCGACCCGATCACCGTGCACCCGGAGGCGACCCTCGCCGAGGCCGACGCCCTGTGCGCCAAGTTCCGCATCAGCGGTGTCCCGGTCACCGACGCGGCCGGCAAGCTCCTCGGCATCGTCACCAACCGTGACATGGCCTTCGAGTCGGACCGCAGCCGCCAGGTGCGCGAGGTCATGACGCCGATGCCGCTGGTCACCGGCCAGGTCGGCATCTCCGGCACCGACGCCATGGACCTGCTGCGCAAGCACAAGATCGAGAAGCTGCCGCTCGTCGACGACTCCGGTGTCCTCAAGGGCCTGATCACCGTCAAGGACTTCGTCAAGGCGGAGAAGTACCCCAACGCCGCCAAGGACTCCGAAGGCCGCCTCCTCGTCGGTGCCGCCGTCGGCGCCAGCCCGGAGGCCCTGGAGCGGGCCCAGGCGCTCGCCGAGGCCGGTGTGGACTTCCTGGTCGTGGACACCTCGCACGGCCACAACAGCAACGCCCTCAGCTGGATGGCGAAGATCAAGTCGAGCGTCGGCGTCGATGTGATCGGCGGCAACGTCGCCACCCGTGACGGCGCCCAGGCGCTGATCGACGCCGGTGTCGACGGCATCAAGGTCGGTGTCGGACCGGGCTCCATCTGTACCACGCGCGTGGTCGCCGGAATCGGCGTCCCGCAGGTCACCGCCATCTACGAGGCCTCCCTCGCCGCCCGCCCGGCGGGCATCCCGCTCATCGGCGACGGCGGCCTGCAGTACTCCGGCGACATCGGCAAGGCGCTCGCCGCCGGCGCCGACACCGTGATGCTGGGCTCGCTGCTCGCGGGCTGCGAGGAGTCGCCCGGCGAGTTGCAGTTCATCAACGGCAAGCAGTTCAAGTCGTACCGCGGCATGGGCTCACTCGGTGCCATGCAGTCCCGGGGACAGGGCAAGTCGTACTCGAAGGACCGCTACTTCCAGGCCGAGGTCGCCGCCGACGACAAGCTCGTGCCCGAGGGCATCGAGGGCCAGGTGCCCTACCGCGGCCCGCTGTCCAGCGTCCTGCACCAGCTCGTCGGCGGGCTGCGTCAGACCATGGGCTACGTGGGCGCGGCCACCATCGACGAGATGGAGTCCAAGGGCCGCTTCGTGCGGATCACCTCCGCGGGCCTCAAGGAGAGCCACCCGCACGACATCCAGATGACGGTCGAAGCGCCGAACTACAGCCGTAAGTAG